ACCGGTTGCGGACCGATCTCCATCAGCACCGAGCATCCCAGCGCCGCAGCGGTGCGAACACTCTCGGCGAACTGCACCGGCTGGCGGGAGTGCCGCCGCCAGTATTGCGCGTCGAGCGGTGTCTGAGGCGTGAGCACGGCACCGGTGCGGTTGCAGATCAGTGGCAGCGTGGGGGCTGCGAACTCGAACTGCGCTGCGAAGGACTCGAAGTCGTCGAGTACCGGATCCAGCAGTTCCGAGTGGAAGGCGTGGCTGGTCTCCAGCCAGGTGCAGCGGATGCCGTCGTCGGTGAATCTGTCCACGACCTGCGACAGATCCTCGCCCGGACCCGACAGCACGGTGTTCGGTCCGTTGTAGGCGCCGACCGACACCCGCGGGAACTCGCCGGCGATCTCCTCGACGTGCTTGGCGTCGGCGAATATCGCCACCATCCGTCCACCGTCGGGCAGGCTGCCGAACATCCGGCCGCGTTCGGCCATCAGTCGTGCGCCGTCTTCGAGGCTGAACACTCCGGCCACGCAGGCCGCCGCGTACTGGCCCACGCTGTGGCCGAGCACCACGTCGGGCTGGATGCCCCACGACTGCCACAGGCGCGCCAGTCCCATTTCGACGGCGAAGAGCGCAGGCTGCGCATACGACGTGTGCCGCAACCGTTCTCCGGTCTCGCGGTCGGTGGCGAACAGCACCTGCAGCAAGGGCTGCGGCAGCAAGTCCGCGACAGCGTCCGCGCACCGCGTCACGGTGTCGGCGAAGACCGGTTCGGCGTCGAACAGCTGACGCGCCATCCCCGGGTACTGGCTGCCCTGCCCGGTGAACAACCACGCCGTCGTCGGACGGTGGGTGTGCTCGCCGCGCAGGACACCGGGTCGTGTGCGGTTGTCGGCGAGGTCGGACAGACCCTGGCGCGCGCTCTCGACCGAATCCACGACCATCGCGGCGCGGTGCTCGAAGTGCGAACGGCCCGCCCCTGCGGTAAAGCACACGTCGGCGATGTCGACATCCGGGTGGGCACTCAGCCAGGATTCATAGCGCTGTGCCAACGCCACCAGCGCTTCCGGTGACCGCGCGGACAGCGGGAGCACGTGGACGGGCTGGTCGCGGGCGTCCGGTTCCTCACTCGCGGTGACCGGTCGTGGTGGCGCCTCTTCGATCAACACATGCGCGTTCGTGCCGGTGAAGCCGAAGGAACTCACGCCGGCACGCCGTGGCCGGCCGTTGGCGTGCCACGCAACGGCCTCGTCCACGACCCGCACCGGCAGCGAGGCCCACGGAATGTGGGGCGACGGGTTCTCGAAGTGCAGGCTCTGCGGCAGTACCTCGTGCTGTAGTGACAACACGACCTTGATCAGACCTGCTGCCCCAGAAGCGGATTCGAGGTGGCCGATGTTGCTCTTGACCGATCCCATCAACAGTGGTCGGTCCGCGTCGCGTGAGGCGCCGTAGGCGGCGGCGGCCGCCTGCACCTCGATCGGATCACCCAGCGGGGTACCCGTCCCGTGGGCCTCGAGGTAGTCGACATCCCCGCCCGTCAAACCGGCACGAGCCAGCGCCGTTCCGATGAGCCGTTGTTGCGCACCACCATTGGGCACCGTCAGTCCGCTGGAGGCACCGTCCTGGTTCACCGCGCTGCCGGGGATGACGGCACAGACACGATCGCCGTCACGCACCGCGTCGCTGAGCCTCTTGAGCACGAGGAGTCCGCAGCCCTCGCTGCGCACATAGCCGTCGGCGGAAGCGTCGAAAGTCTTGCACCGCCCCACGGGGGACAGCATCCTGGCGCGTGACGCGGCGACGGTTGTCACGGGGCTCAGCAGGACGTTCACACCGCCGGCCAGCGCCAGATCGCAGTCCCCGGAATGCAGGGCCTGTACGGCCTGATGCACAGCCACCAGAGCCGAGCTGCATGCGGTGTCCACGGCGACTGCCGGTCCTTCGAGTCCCAGCGCGAAGGCGACACGCCCGGAGATGGCATTGAGCGCATTGCCGGTGATGAAGTGCGGCTCGATCTTGTCGATGGACTCCGACGACAGCAGGTGGGCGTACTCGTTGGCGGCCACGCCGACGAAGACGCCGGTTCGGCTGCCGCGTAGGCTCGCCGGAGAGTACCCGGCGCGTTCCAGTCCCTCCCATGCGGTTTCGAGCATCAGCCGCTGTTGCGGTTCGATCCAGACGGCCTCTCGTGGGGAGATGCCGAAGAACTCGGGGTCGAATCCGTCGATGCCGTCGAGGAATCCGCCGAATCGCGTGTAGGTCTTGCCGGCGGCGTCCGGGTCCGGGTCGTAGAACTCGTCGATGTCGAAGCGATCCTCCGGGATCTCCCGGATCGCGTCGACGCCGCCGGAGAGCACCTCCCAGAAGGCTTCAGGGTCGGGGGCGCCGGGGAACCGGCACGACACCGCGACGATCGCGATCGCTTCGTCCGTTCGGGAGGTTCCCGCTGACGTCGGCAGAGTTCCCGATCTGGCGGGTACGGGCTCGCTGAGCCCGAGCACCTCGCCGAGCAGGTAGTCGGCCGCGTCGGACAGCCGGGGATGGTCCATGACCAGGGTGACGGGGATGTCTTTGCCGACTCCCTGTTCGAGGCGGCGCCGCAATTCGACGGCCATCAGCGAATCCATTCCGAGGTCGAAGAACCCGGCGTCCTCGCGGATCTCCGCGGCGTCGACCCGCGTCACCTCGGCGACCGCGTCGCGCAGGTAATCGGTGAGGAGCCTCTTACGCTGCTGCACGGGGGCACCTGCGAGCCGCTCGACCAACTCGGTCTTGCCGGACGGCGTCAACACCGGCGCCGTGTCCTGCGCCACGGGCACCTCGCGGGCCAACTCGGTCAGGAACCCGCGCCGGCCCGCCTGCTGGTAGAGCGGGAGGAACCGGGCCCAGTCGATCCGCGCGATGACGCCCTGCGCCGCAGGACCCGCCACGACATCGGCCAGACCGACGAGCGCATCGGCAGGTGCCAGCGCCCGGACTCCGCGCTGCTCGAGTCGCGCCCGCGATTCCGCGTCGGCCATGCCCGCTGACCAGGGGCCGAAGTTGACGCTGGTGCCGGCGATGCCCTGCTCGCGCAGGCGCCAGGCCAGTCCGTCGAGGAAGGCGTTGGCCGCCCCGTAGGCGGTCTGACCGTATCCACCCCAGACCGAGGCGATCGAGGAGGTGCTGATGAAGAAGTCCAGCTGTAGGTCAACCGCTGCTTCACTCAGGTGCCATGCGCCCCAAACCTTCCCGGAGAAGACCCGATCGACCTCGGCTTGCTGGGAGTCGAAGTCGAGGGTGCTCATCGGAGTGGTGCCGATCTCGCCCGCGGCGTGGACGATGCCGGCCAACGGCGGCAGCTCGGCCTGTGCGGTGGCCAACAGGCGTGCGACGTCGTGTGCATCGGCGACGTCGGCGGCGACGACGCGGATCTCACAGCCGTGCTGTTCGCCCAGCGCGTCGATGCGCAGTTGCGTGGCATCGCTGGGCGCGCGCCGGCTGGTCAACACCAGATGGCCGGCGCCGTGGGCGGCGAGGTATCCGGCGATCTCCAGGCCGATCGACCCGAGCCCACCGGTCACGAGATACGTTGCGTCGGAACGCAATTGCAGCGGGGCACCGCTGGGTTCCCCCGCCCGCCGAACCAGTCGGGGCGCGTAGACGGCGTGACCGCGCACCGCGACCTGGTCTTCGGTGATGTCCGAGTGGCGCGGTGCGGAGATCCGGTCGAGGAGTATGGACCACTCGCTCGCCCCGGTGACATCCCCCGTCGCTTCGCTCGCCCCGGTGACATCCCCCGACAGGTCGGCCAGCCCGCCCCACACGTGCGGAAGCTCCAGCGATGCGGCCCGGCCGAACCCCCACAGGGCGCTCTGATCCGGCGCGACGGTGTCCGCGTCGGTGACGCGCTGTGCGCCGCGGGTCACCAGCCATACCGGGCTGCGCAGTTCCGCGGCGGCCACGGCGCGGAACAGTCGCCGGGTTCCGCCGAGGATCCGGTGCTGCATCCGCAGCAGGGACCGCATGGACGGTGCAGGTCCGGAGTCGAGCGCCGCCACATGCACGATCCGCAGCGACGAACCGTCGACGACCGCAGCGCGCAACGTGTCCGCGAGTTGTGCTTCGTCCGCGTCCGATGCCGGCAACCGCACGATCTGGTGGCGGTGGCCGCGTGCGGTCAGCACATCGACCACGGGCACGGCGGTGCCGCTGTCGTCGCCGACGAGAATCCACACGGGCTGCTCGCCGGCGGCGGTCCCGGACCGGGGAGCGGTGAGCTTCTCCCAGCAGATCTCGTAGCGGTCGTCCGCGATCGACTGAGTCGTGCGTTGCTGATTGTGTTGTGCCGCGAATCTGGTCAGCACATCGAGGGTCTGCTGGTCACCGCTTGCACCGTCGAGAAGGGTTGCCAGTTCGGAGATCCGGCCGTCCTCGAGGAGGCGGACGGCGTGGGTGCGCGCGGCGGGCTGCGGCTGCGCGATCTCGCCGCCGGTGTCCGCCCGATTGTCCCGGAACGAATACTGACGGTGCTCGAACGGGTAGGTGGGCAGGTCGAGCTTTCGCGCGTCGGGCCGCCGAACGGCGGCGAATTCGGGCAGGTGGCCCAGAACATAGGCGTCGGCGAGGGCTTCGGTGATCTGCCGGTGGTCGGACGTGTTGCGGCGCATCGACGCGATCGCCCGCGGGGCGGTGACCGGGTCGGGCCACGCCGCCAGGGCCGCCGCGGTGAGCACCGGACGCGGGCCGATCTCCAGCAACAGCTTGCAGTTCAGATCGGCCAGCGTCCGCACGCTCTTGGCGAACTCCACTGGTTGGCGTGCGTGTCGGCGCCAGTAGGCGCCATCGATCTTCACGCTCCTGCCGAGTGCGGCGCCGGTGCGGTTGTCGATCAGGATGCGTCGGGGCGCCGCGTAGTCGAACCGCTGCGCGTACGACTCGAACTCGTCGAGAATCGGGTCCAGCAGCGCCGAGTGGAACGCGTGGCTGGTATCGAGCCGGTCGCACCGGACACCGTCGGCCGCCAGTGCGGCCACCGCCTTCTCCAAAGGCTCCGCCGGACCTGACAATACGGTGTTGGCGCCGTTGTAGGCGGCGACCGAAAGACTCGGGAACTCGTCGGTGAGGCCTTCGACCCGCTCGGCCGCGGTGAACACCGCGACCATCCGGCCACCCGCGGGCAGGCTGCCGAAGAGGCGGCCGCGTTCGGCCATCAGCCGCGCGCCGTCCTCGATACCGAACACGCCCGCGACGCAGGCCGCCGAGTACTGTCCGACGCTGTGGCCGAGCACCACGTCAGGTTCGAAGCCCCACGACTGCCAGAGCCGGGCCAGACCCATCTCGACCGCGAACAGCGCGGGCTGGGCGTAGGAGGTCTGCCGCAGCGTCTCCTCGCTGTCCGGGCTGTCCACGTCGAAAATCACGTCGAGCAAAGGCTTTTCGAGAACATCGGCAACCGCGGCCGCGCACCGCTCCACGGTCTCGGCGAACACGGGCTCGGTGTCGAACAGCTCACGGGCCATGCCGGGGTACTGGCTGCCTTGACCGGTGAAAAGCCACGCCGTCTTCGGTGTGTCGTGCGATTCGCCGCGAACCAGGCCGGGTGCCGGACGGTCGTCGGCGAGTGCGCCGAGTAACTCGACAACTGATTCTCTGGAGTCGGCCACCAACGCGGCCCTGTGCTCCAGGTGTGCTCGCCCCGTCCCTGCGGTGAAGCAGACGTCGGCCAGCGTGGCCTCGGGGTGCGCGGTCAACCATCTGCGGTACTGATCGGCGACCTGAACCAGGGCGGCGGGCGTCCGGGCCGAGAGCGGAAGAAGGCTGGACCGGTCGACACCGTCCGGCGCTGCAGTGGGCACCCGGGCCGGCGGGGGAGCTTCTTCGAGGATGACGTGCGCGTTGGTGCCGGCGAACCCGAACGAGCTCACCCCGGCGATCCGGGGCTGCCCGTTGCGCTCCCAGGGGGTGGTCTCCTTCACCACTTCCACCGGAAGCCGGTCCCAGGGAATGTGGGGCGACGGGTTGGTGAAGTTGCGATGCTTCGGCAGCGTCTCGTGCTCCATCGACAGGATGACCTTGATGACGCCCGCGATCCCCGCGGCCGCCTCGAGGTGCCCGATGTTCGTCTTCGCCGAGCCGATCAACAGCGGCCGGCCGGGTTCGCGTCCGGTGCCGAACGCCGCACCTGCGGCCTGGGCCTCGATCGGGTCCCCCAGCGATGTCCCGGTACCGTGTGCCTCGAGGTATCCGACGTCTTTCGCGGCGACCCCGGCGCGCATCAGCGCATCGGTGATAACCCTCTGCTGGGCAACGCCATTCGGCACGGTCAGGCCGCCCGATGCGCCGTCCTGGTTGATCGCGCTGCCGCGGATGACCGCCCTGATCCGGTCACCGTCGCGGAGAGCGTCCTCGAGACGCTTGACGACGATGACGCCGCAACCCTCGCCTCGCACGTAACCGTCGGCGGCCGCGTCGAACGTCTTGCACCGGCCGTCGGGCGCGAGCATGCGCGCATTGGAGAACGTGATCATCGTCGCCGGGGTGAGCAGGACGTTCGCGCCGCCGGCCAGTGCGAGGTCGCATTCACCCAGGCGCAGCGCCTGGCATGCCTGATGGATGGCCACCAGCGACGAGCTGCACGCGGTGTCCACGGCGACCGCGGGACCCTGCAGTCCCAACCGGTAGCTGATCCGGCCCGCTGCTGCGGCATTCGACGTCCCGATGGCCATGTAGGCCTCGATCTCGGGGTAGGTGAGCTCGTCCGACGCCATTCCCAGGTAGTCGTGGGTGGCCAGACCGACGAAGACACCGGTGTTGGTGCCGGCCAGAGCAGTTGGCGCGGTACCCGAATGTTCTACCGCGCGCCACGCCGTCTCCAGCAACAACCGGTGCTGCGGGTCCATCAACCTGACCTCGCGCGTCGACATGCCGAAGAACGGTGCGTCGAACCCCGTCACGTCGTCCACGAAACCCGCACGACGGGTCACGACCTTGCCGGGCGCACCCGGTTCTTCGTCGAAGAATTCGTCGACATCCCAGCGGTCTGCGGGCACCTCCGAGATCGCCTCGCGGCCCTCTCGTAAAAGATCCCAGAACTCATCGGCGTCCTGGGCGCCGGGGAATCGCGCTGCGTATCCGACAATTGCGAAACGAGTAGCCGGCTTGTCGGTGTTTGCAGCGGATTCCATGCCGTTTTTGCCCTCCCTGGCATCGGCGGTCGGAACACGACCGCTCCCGGGAAACTCAATCGCGAGCGAAAGCAGATGTCCCCGAACGCACACTATGGCATGTAGCTACTGCACGCGCGTGGTGCCGCTGCCCGCGATTCGGCGGCCCCGTGGCGGGCGCCTGCGGCCGGAGCCAGAGTATGTTGATCCGGCAGCAACTACCCCTGCTGGTCCGGAGCCGGCAGAAAAGGGTAGGACTGGGGAGGGGCCAAGCTTTGCGCATAGGCAAGATCACGGTTGGCCCACTCGATGAATGGGCGCTGAAACCGGGCTCTGTCACGTCTTGGCATCCGACCGCCGCCGCTGCCGAAAAGGCACGACAAGCGCCGGTGAGTTCGGTGCCGATCAGTTACATGCAGCGCCAACATCTTCGGAATTACCGCGAGCGGACGGCCGCGGGATTGAACTTCTCCCGGCAGATCATCGCGAGCTGCGAAGTGGCCGGTGAGTGCGAGATCGCTGCGATGGACCACGCCGTGAATACCTATCTACGTCGGCACGACACTTTCCGCAGCTGGTTCGAAGACGCCGGGGATGGTGAGTTCATCAGGCACGCCCTGACGGATCCGGCCGACATTGAATTCGTGCCGATCGATCACGGCAGCATGACGATCGATGAGATACAGGCCCATGTCGTGGGTATCCCGAGTCCGCTGGAGTGGGCCTGCTTCACTTTCGGAATCATCCAGAATGACGGACATTTCACGTTCTTCGCGGCCATGGATCACGTCCACGGCGACGCGACACTGATCGGCACGACAATGTTGGAAGCAAACGGGATGTATTCCGCGCTGAGCGGGGGCGGTGCCGCTCTCACACTTCCCGATGCCGGTAGCTTCGACGAATTCTGTGTTCGCGAGAAAGAGCGCACGGCGGACCTGACCGTGGACTCCAACGATGTGCGGGCGTGGGTCGACTTCGCGGAGAGCAACGGTGGTGGGTTCCCTGAATTCCCCCTTCCGCTGGGCAATCCGCAGGAATCGACCAGAAGTAGCATGGCCACCGAAGTCCTGTTGGACGTTGCCCAGACGGAACGCTTCGACGCGGCGTGTTCGGCAGCCGGTGCGCGTTTCGTCGGTGGCCTGTTTGCCTGCCTCGCCCAGGTGGAGCATGAATTGACGGGCGCGCTCACGTATTACGGCCTCACTCCGAGGGATTCGCGCAACGCCACCGACAATTTCATGACCCAGGGTTGGTTCACCGGTCTGGTCCCGATAACCGTGCCGATAGGCGCGGGCTCCTTCGCCGATGCCGCGTGGTCCGCGCAAGCCTCTTTCGACTCGAATTTGAATATGGCCAAAGTGCCGTACTACCGGGTGTTGGAATTAGCGCCCTGGTTGAGTTGGCCGCAGCCGAATTTCCCGGTGTCCAACTTCTTCCACGGCGGTGCCGCGCCGCTCAACGCCGTTCTCGCCGCGGCCGATATGGGCCTTGCGGACAATATCGGGATCTACCCGGACGGCCGGTTCTCCTATCAGCTCACCATTTACATATTCCGATACGGCGAGGGCACGGTGATGGCGATCATGCATCCCGACAATCCGGTCGCGGAGAAATCGGTTACCCGATATATGCAGGCGATGAGGTCCGTGTCCGCGCTGGTTGCGGACAGCGGGCACTGGGGACGCGTCGCATAGCGTGAAGCGGCGAGGGTGAGGGCGATATGCGGCGGCTAGCCGATTTTGTGGTGCGGTGGCCATGGGCGGTGATCGGCCTCTGGATCGCCATGGCCATCGCCCTGCCGCTGACCCTCCCGTCCCTCGGCGAGATGGCCGAGCGGCATCCACTCGTCATCCTGCCCAGCGACGCACCGTCGAGTGTCACCGCCGGAAAGATGGCGGAGGCCTTCCAGGAATCGGGCAACGACGACCTCCTGCTGGTGGCGTTGATCAACGAGAACGGGCTGACACCGGCTGACGAGGCTGCCTACCGCAAGCTCGTGGACGCGCTGCGCGACGACGTCACCGACGTCGTGTCCGTGCAGGATTTCGTCAGCACACCCCAACTGCGGCCGTTCCTCACCAGCGAGGACAAGACCACGTGGGTGTTGCCGGTCAGCCTCGAGGGCGAGTTGGGCACACCGCGGGCCTTCGACTCCTTCAACCGCGTGTCCGACGTCGTCGAACGCACCGTCCCCAACGGCGACGGCCCGTTGACCGTGTACCTGACCGGTCCCGCGGCCACCGTCGCGGACCTCACGGTCGCCGGTGAACAGGACCGGCTGCCCATCGAGATCGCGATCGCCGTCCTGGTCCTCGCCGTCCTGCTGGTGGTGTACCGCAGCGTGGTCACGATGCTGCTGCCGCTGATGACGATCGGATCGTCACTGGTGATCGCCCAGGCGGTGGCGGCCGGCTACTCCGAGCTGACCGGCTCGGGTGTCTCGAATCAGTCGATCATCTTCCTGAGCGCGATCATGGCGGGCGCCGGAACGGACTACGCGGTCTTCCTGATCAGCCGCTATCACGACTATCTGCGGTCTGGTCACGACGACGACCAGGCGGTCAAGGCGGCGATGATCTCGATCGGGAAGGTGATCACCGCATCCGCCACCACGGTGGGGCTGACCTTCCTGCTCCTGAGCTTCGCGAAGATGGGGGTGTTCAAGACGGTCGGCGTGTCGTCGGCGATCGGGATCGGCGTCGCCTTCCTCGCCGGAGTGACACTCCTCCCCGCCGTGCTGGTCCTCGCCGGGCCGCGCGGCTGGGTCACACCGCGACGCGAATTGACCGCCCGGTTCTGGCGACGCTCCGGTGTTCGCATCGTTCGCCGGCCGGTGGCACATCTGGTGAGCAGTCTGCTCGTCCTGGCCCTGCTGGCCGGCCTCGGAATCTTCGCGCGCTACAACTACGACGATCGCAAAGTCGTCCCGGCCTCGGCGTCGAGTTCGGTGGGGTACGCAGCGGTCGAACGCCATTTCCCCATCAGCCAGTCCATCCCCGAATACATCCTCATCCAGTCACCGCGAGACCTGCGCACGCCCCGGGCACTCGCGGACCTGGAGCAGCTGGCGTCGCGCGTCGCGCAACGGCCGGACGTGGGTCGGGTCAGCGGGATCACCCGACCTCTCGGCGAGGTGCCGCCGGAGTTCCGGGCCACGTTCCAGGCGGGTCTCGTCGGCGACCGGCTGGCCGACGGCTCCACCCAGATCAGTCAGCGCACCGGCGACCTGAACCGACTGACCGACGGGGCCACCACGCTGGCCGACAGCCTCGCCGACGTGCGCGGCCAGATCAACACGATCGCGCCGAGTATCCAGGAGCTGGTCAACACCTTCTCCTCGGTGAGAGCCGAATACGGGGGCGACGCACTGGTGCGGGACGTCGAGATCGCGGCCAAGCTGGTCGCCAGTGTCAACGCGCTCGGGAACGCCATGGG
Above is a window of Mycolicibacterium baixiangningiae DNA encoding:
- a CDS encoding condensation domain-containing protein, with the protein product MRIGKITVGPLDEWALKPGSVTSWHPTAAAAEKARQAPVSSVPISYMQRQHLRNYRERTAAGLNFSRQIIASCEVAGECEIAAMDHAVNTYLRRHDTFRSWFEDAGDGEFIRHALTDPADIEFVPIDHGSMTIDEIQAHVVGIPSPLEWACFTFGIIQNDGHFTFFAAMDHVHGDATLIGTTMLEANGMYSALSGGGAALTLPDAGSFDEFCVREKERTADLTVDSNDVRAWVDFAESNGGGFPEFPLPLGNPQESTRSSMATEVLLDVAQTERFDAACSAAGARFVGGLFACLAQVEHELTGALTYYGLTPRDSRNATDNFMTQGWFTGLVPITVPIGAGSFADAAWSAQASFDSNLNMAKVPYYRVLELAPWLSWPQPNFPVSNFFHGGAAPLNAVLAAADMGLADNIGIYPDGRFSYQLTIYIFRYGEGTVMAIMHPDNPVAEKSVTRYMQAMRSVSALVADSGHWGRVA
- a CDS encoding MMPL/RND family transporter; the protein is MRRLADFVVRWPWAVIGLWIAMAIALPLTLPSLGEMAERHPLVILPSDAPSSVTAGKMAEAFQESGNDDLLLVALINENGLTPADEAAYRKLVDALRDDVTDVVSVQDFVSTPQLRPFLTSEDKTTWVLPVSLEGELGTPRAFDSFNRVSDVVERTVPNGDGPLTVYLTGPAATVADLTVAGEQDRLPIEIAIAVLVLAVLLVVYRSVVTMLLPLMTIGSSLVIAQAVAAGYSELTGSGVSNQSIIFLSAIMAGAGTDYAVFLISRYHDYLRSGHDDDQAVKAAMISIGKVITASATTVGLTFLLLSFAKMGVFKTVGVSSAIGIGVAFLAGVTLLPAVLVLAGPRGWVTPRRELTARFWRRSGVRIVRRPVAHLVSSLLVLALLAGLGIFARYNYDDRKVVPASASSSVGYAAVERHFPISQSIPEYILIQSPRDLRTPRALADLEQLASRVAQRPDVGRVSGITRPLGEVPPEFRATFQAGLVGDRLADGSTQISQRTGDLNRLTDGATTLADSLADVRGQINTIAPSIQELVNTFSSVRAEYGGDALVRDVEIAAKLVASVNALGNAMGVNFRAVKDLFAWIGPVLTALQGNAVCDTNPSCRDTRLQFERLVAARQDGSLDEINGLAQELQGVEDRQTLNTAVKKLNAAMANVAKAVNAMGLDRPGGPQAGLAQLQQGANRLAGGSREVAGGVDELVEQVKVIAAGLNEASTFLLTMRSNAADPAQAGFNIPDQVLNLPDFQKAAEAYISPDGRSVRYLVQTKLNPFSPEAMDQVNEITDIARGAQPNTTLADATISMGGFPVSLRDTRDYYQQDIRFIIAATLFVVLLTLMVLLRAVIAPLYLVGSVVVSYFAAIGLGVLMFQVILGQELHWSVPPLAFVVLVAVGADYNMLFVSRLKDESPHSVRYGVIRTLGSTGGVITAAGLIFAASMAGLLFSSIGLVVQGGFVIGVGILLDTFVVRTITVPAIAALVGRANWWPSRVNSGTSERIGADA
- a CDS encoding type I polyketide synthase; the encoded protein is MESAANTDKPATRFAIVGYAARFPGAQDADEFWDLLREGREAISEVPADRWDVDEFFDEEPGAPGKVVTRRAGFVDDVTGFDAPFFGMSTREVRLMDPQHRLLLETAWRAVEHSGTAPTALAGTNTGVFVGLATHDYLGMASDELTYPEIEAYMAIGTSNAAAAGRISYRLGLQGPAVAVDTACSSSLVAIHQACQALRLGECDLALAGGANVLLTPATMITFSNARMLAPDGRCKTFDAAADGYVRGEGCGVIVVKRLEDALRDGDRIRAVIRGSAINQDGASGGLTVPNGVAQQRVITDALMRAGVAAKDVGYLEAHGTGTSLGDPIEAQAAGAAFGTGREPGRPLLIGSAKTNIGHLEAAAGIAGVIKVILSMEHETLPKHRNFTNPSPHIPWDRLPVEVVKETTPWERNGQPRIAGVSSFGFAGTNAHVILEEAPPPARVPTAAPDGVDRSSLLPLSARTPAALVQVADQYRRWLTAHPEATLADVCFTAGTGRAHLEHRAALVADSRESVVELLGALADDRPAPGLVRGESHDTPKTAWLFTGQGSQYPGMARELFDTEPVFAETVERCAAAVADVLEKPLLDVIFDVDSPDSEETLRQTSYAQPALFAVEMGLARLWQSWGFEPDVVLGHSVGQYSAACVAGVFGIEDGARLMAERGRLFGSLPAGGRMVAVFTAAERVEGLTDEFPSLSVAAYNGANTVLSGPAEPLEKAVAALAADGVRCDRLDTSHAFHSALLDPILDEFESYAQRFDYAAPRRILIDNRTGAALGRSVKIDGAYWRRHARQPVEFAKSVRTLADLNCKLLLEIGPRPVLTAAALAAWPDPVTAPRAIASMRRNTSDHRQITEALADAYVLGHLPEFAAVRRPDARKLDLPTYPFEHRQYSFRDNRADTGGEIAQPQPAARTHAVRLLEDGRISELATLLDGASGDQQTLDVLTRFAAQHNQQRTTQSIADDRYEICWEKLTAPRSGTAAGEQPVWILVGDDSGTAVPVVDVLTARGHRHQIVRLPASDADEAQLADTLRAAVVDGSSLRIVHVAALDSGPAPSMRSLLRMQHRILGGTRRLFRAVAAAELRSPVWLVTRGAQRVTDADTVAPDQSALWGFGRAASLELPHVWGGLADLSGDVTGASEATGDVTGASEWSILLDRISAPRHSDITEDQVAVRGHAVYAPRLVRRAGEPSGAPLQLRSDATYLVTGGLGSIGLEIAGYLAAHGAGHLVLTSRRAPSDATQLRIDALGEQHGCEIRVVAADVADAHDVARLLATAQAELPPLAGIVHAAGEIGTTPMSTLDFDSQQAEVDRVFSGKVWGAWHLSEAAVDLQLDFFISTSSIASVWGGYGQTAYGAANAFLDGLAWRLREQGIAGTSVNFGPWSAGMADAESRARLEQRGVRALAPADALVGLADVVAGPAAQGVIARIDWARFLPLYQQAGRRGFLTELAREVPVAQDTAPVLTPSGKTELVERLAGAPVQQRKRLLTDYLRDAVAEVTRVDAAEIREDAGFFDLGMDSLMAVELRRRLEQGVGKDIPVTLVMDHPRLSDAADYLLGEVLGLSEPVPARSGTLPTSAGTSRTDEAIAIVAVSCRFPGAPDPEAFWEVLSGGVDAIREIPEDRFDIDEFYDPDPDAAGKTYTRFGGFLDGIDGFDPEFFGISPREAVWIEPQQRLMLETAWEGLERAGYSPASLRGSRTGVFVGVAANEYAHLLSSESIDKIEPHFITGNALNAISGRVAFALGLEGPAVAVDTACSSALVAVHQAVQALHSGDCDLALAGGVNVLLSPVTTVAASRARMLSPVGRCKTFDASADGYVRSEGCGLLVLKRLSDAVRDGDRVCAVIPGSAVNQDGASSGLTVPNGGAQQRLIGTALARAGLTGGDVDYLEAHGTGTPLGDPIEVQAAAAAYGASRDADRPLLMGSVKSNIGHLESASGAAGLIKVVLSLQHEVLPQSLHFENPSPHIPWASLPVRVVDEAVAWHANGRPRRAGVSSFGFTGTNAHVLIEEAPPRPVTASEEPDARDQPVHVLPLSARSPEALVALAQRYESWLSAHPDVDIADVCFTAGAGRSHFEHRAAMVVDSVESARQGLSDLADNRTRPGVLRGEHTHRPTTAWLFTGQGSQYPGMARQLFDAEPVFADTVTRCADAVADLLPQPLLQVLFATDRETGERLRHTSYAQPALFAVEMGLARLWQSWGIQPDVVLGHSVGQYAAACVAGVFSLEDGARLMAERGRMFGSLPDGGRMVAIFADAKHVEEIAGEFPRVSVGAYNGPNTVLSGPGEDLSQVVDRFTDDGIRCTWLETSHAFHSELLDPVLDDFESFAAQFEFAAPTLPLICNRTGAVLTPQTPLDAQYWRRHSRQPVQFAESVRTAAALGCSVLMEIGPQPVLTGAAVQVWPEHVAAPRAVASLRKGVGDRRQMAEALAGAYVGGHRPGFAALHRGTRAALELPTYPFQRRRFWPKTSSISVDGPAVSGILGSAKELASGDTVYTSRLSVKSQPWLSDHVIYGTVVVPGATYAAMALAAAGPPAHVKDVFFYEPIILPEKSSREVQLTLHPLDGDGEWSFQVHSRPHGERGAEWSLNADGTVASGVAERTDESASQDDPVDEAIERCHRMRPQELFETFADMELAWGPTWSGSLKSLWLGEGEAIGDVLVGEKLAEQLGSEPMHPVLMDLCTGVAFPAFPALLAAEQGVSDLFLPLRYGQVTLRERMPRRFYCRARWHNSELDSETQVFDLDFVSRDGRPLGGIREFTVKRAPREALLRGLGGDATRLLYTLGWHEVPPPASPGGATVSGTWLIAGFDELAATLPGCIPFDRTTDPEPLGQLLAQAHERGIPFSGVVWRSAAPGAAESSADVTTRLETEISNLLSAVHTVQRGEVKLPGGLWILTDRAVACESGEPVDPVQAALWGFGRTVVNEEPALRCKLVDCDGSPEAVRALSGLLATPIDEPELAMRQGKLLASRLLPWARSGHLTVPRSTDYVLAPTERGAIDNLRLTETDVVPPAEGYVQVRVEAAGLNFRDVLNVLGLYPGDPGPIGGDFAGTVTQLGDGFTGLEVGQRVYGFMQGAFSSRFNVPAQLLAPIPDGVSAVDAATIPAAALTARLAFDWAQLEPGDRVLIHAASGGVGLAAIQMAQQQGAVVFATASTYKRSTLRKMGVEYVYDSRTTDFADQILADTGGAGVDVVLNSLTNEGFIEATVRATAENGRFAEIAKRDIWTHEQMAAARPDISYEIVALDTVTLMEPDRIRGLLGEVSHGLDKGEWAPLPAEIYPVTEARAAFRRMQQARHIGKIVLQMPDPLQPRADRTYLITGGLGAIGLHTASYLAQLGAGDIVLTSRRAPDADAQRAIDDIAERHRCRVHTFTADVGEESQVVELLERIRAELPPLAGVAHLAGVLDDALLSQQSMDRFRTTLAPKAFGAWHLDRLTRDDDLDFFIVSSSVSSLFGSPGQSNYATANALLDGLVAQRRAHGLPATGVNFGPWAQGGMASSEAATANISAQGLIPLEPTAALGALAGVVANGTGQAAVIKANWQRAAKVLGSSRPPILDLVLPSAAGEPAGDSELLRQLQEIPVPQRAGFVTEFLQREVQNFLRLAQPPAATSRFLDLGTDSLMAIELRNRLHSQFGGAFTINATAVFDYPTIGGLAEYLVGQLPDAETPEPSQEEKPGPDPEPADG